The DNA region GCCGCGCGGCCAGGCGATGGCCTCCAGCGCGGGGCGGAGGCGCGTCGCGACGGCGTGGCTCTGCGCCTTGCGCTCGCCCTTCGGCACGAGGTTCACCTGCAGGTCCACCTGCTCGGCGCCCTCGCGGAGGAAGCTGTGGCGCACCATGCCGACGAAGGTGAACGGCGCGGCCACGCCCGAGTGGACCTGGACGTCCTTCACCTCGGGCTCCTCGAGCACGCGGCGCGCCAGCGCCTGGCCGGCGGCGAGCGCCTCCTCGCGCGCGGTGCCGGCGGGGAGGTCGAGCTGCACCTGCAGCTCGCGCTTGTTGTCGAAGGGCAGCATCTTCACCTGGATGGCCCCGAACGCCACCAGCGACACGGCGCCGGCGAGGAGCAGCAGCACGAGCGCGAGGAAGGCCCAGCGCGACCAGGCGCGGGTGAGGAGCGTGCCGATGACGCGGCGGTAGAGCCGCGTGGGGAGCGTCTCCGGCGCGGGCCCGCGGAGCGGCGCGGTCACGGCCCTGGCGCCCTCCGCCTCCTCGCGGAAGACCTTCCGGGCGGCCCACGGGCTGATCACGAACGCGATGGCGAGCGAGATGAGCATGGCGGCGCTCGCGCCCACGGGGATGGGCCGCATGTACGGGCCGGAGGGGCCGCGCACGAACGCCATGGGCACGATGGCGGCGATGACGGCGAACGTGGCGAGGATGGTGGGGTTCCCGACCTCGTCCACCGCGTCCACGACGGTGCGGACGAGGCCGCGCCGGGGGCCGGGCAGGTGCAGGTGCCGGTGGATGTTCTCGACCACCACGATGGCGTCGTCCACGAGGATGCCGATCGAGAAGATGAGCGCGAACAGCGTGACGCGGTTGAGCGTGTAGCCGAGGAGGTAGGTGGGCAGCAGCGTCAGCGCGAGCGTCACCGGGATCGCGACCCCCACCACCAGCGCGGAGCGCCAGCCCATGGCGAGCGCGATGAGCGCGACGACGGAGAGCGTCGCGAGCAGCAGGTGCTCGATGAGCTCGTTCGACTTCTCCTCCGCGGTGTCGCCGTAGTTGCGGGTGACGGTGGCCTTCACCGGCGCCGGGATGAGCCCGCCGCGCAGCGCCGCCACCTTGCGCTCGACGGCCCGCGCCACCTCGGGCGCGTTCGCGCCGGGGCGCTTCGCGAGCGCGATGGAGACGGCCTGCTCGAATCCCGCCTTTCCCCGCTCCGCCATGAGGACGACGGCGGGCTCGGGCTCGGGGCCGTCGGTCACCCGCGCCACGTCCTCGAGGTAGACGGGCCGGTCGCCGCGCACCGCCACCACCACGCGCCGCAGGTCTCGCGCGGAGCGCACGAACCCGTCCGCCTCCACCTGGACGCGCGCGCCGGCGTCCACCAGCGCGCCGGCGGGGAGCTGCCCCTGCGCGGCGGCGAGGGCGGGCTGCAGCTCGGCGATCGACACGCCCAGCGTGCGCAGCCGGTCGGGCTGCGGCTCGACCCGGACCACCCGGCGCGCGCCGCCCAGCACGCGGACCTGCGCCGTCTCCGGGACGGCCGCGAGCTCGCGCGCGACCTCCTCGCCGAGGGTGCGGAGCTGCCCGGCGGGGAGCGGCTCGCCGTGCAGGGTGAGCGTCAGGAACGGGACGTCGTCGATGCCGAGCGCGCGCACCACCGGCGGGAGCGCGCCGGCGGGCAGGAGCTCCGGGTGCGCGTGCAGCTCGTGGTGGACCTTCACCAGGCTGGGCTCGAGCGGCTCGTTCACCTTGAAGCGCACGGTGACGAGGGCGGCGGAGGGCATGGAGGTGGAGTAGAGGTACTCGACGCCGGGGAGCCCCCACAGCCGCCGCTCGAGCGGCGTGGTGAGCTGGCTCTCCACCTCGCGCGCGGTGGCGCCCGGGAACGGCACCAGCACGTCCACGAGCGGGACCACGATCTGCGGCTCCTCCTCGCGCGGCGTGAGCATCACGGCGGCGACGCCGAGCGCGAGCGACGCGACGACCAGGAGCGGGGTCAGCTTGCTGTGGAGGAAGGCGCGCGCGAGCCGGCCCGGGAGGCCGAGCCGGGGTCCGGAGGTCGTCATGGCGCCACCTCGATCCGCTGCCCGTCGCGCAGCGCGTCCGGCCGGTCGATCACCGCGTCCTCGGCGGAGAGGCCGGCGCGCACCGGCACGCGATCGCCGGCGCCCTCCCCGAGCGCGAGCCAGCGGAGCTGCGCCCGCCCGCCGCTCGCGACGAAGACGCCGGTGAGGTCGCCGCGCTCGACGAGCGCGGTGCGCGGGACCCACACGCCACGGCGCGGCGTCGCGGCGCCGGCCGGGAGCGCGAGGCGCGCGAACGTCCCGCTCGCCAGGCCCGCCCCACGCAGCACGCGGGCGCGCAGCGTCCGCCGGTGCGACAGCGGATCGCCGCCGCCGGCGAGCGCCGTCACCTGCGCCGCGCCCGCCTCGCCGTTCGCCTCGAAGCGGAGCTCCTGGCCGATGCCGAGCCCGCGCGCCTCGTCCTCGGAGAGACTCGCGACCACCTCCAGCTCGCTCCCCTCCAGCTCGAGGAGCGGCTGGCCCGGGCCGACCAGATCCCCGGCGTTGACGCGGCGGGCCTGCACGGTGCCGGCGAACGGGGCGCGGAGCTCGGTGTACCCGAGGGCCGCCCGCGCCGCGGAGACCGCCGCCTCGGCCTGCGCCCGTTGCGCCCGCGCCTGGTCCAGCTCCATCACCGTCGCCGCGCCCACCGGCGCGAGGTCCGCCATCCGGCGCTCCTGCGCGGACGCGGTCGAGAGCGCGGCCCTCGCGGCGGCGAGCTGCGCGCGCACGTCGTCGTCGGACAGCCGCACGAGCACGTCGCCGGCGCGGACGCGCGCGCCCTCCTGCACCTCCATCGAGCGGACCGCGGCCGCCATCCGCGTCGAGACGACGGCCCGGCGCACCGCCGCGAGGCTGCCGGCCACCCAGCGCGTGCCCTCGGCGGGCGAGGCCTTCACGACGCGCACGCGCGCGACGGCCGCGGGCGTGTTGGGTTCGGCGGGCGCGAGCCCGGGGTCGGCCAGCACCGCGGGAAGGGCCAGGGTCAGGAGGGTCGAGACGAGGCGATGCATGGTTCACTCCTCCGAGGGCGGCGCCGGCGGCGGGCTGCGGCCGTGCGCGGGCCTCGTGCGTGCCGGGTCGGATTGCAGCGGCCGGACCATCCGCGGCGCGACGCGGAAACGCGCGTCCTGCAGCGGTCCCAGTGCGACGGCGCCCCGGATCGGGCTCAGGCGAGATCTCGCCGCCGGCGCGAGGCGACGCCGGCGCGACGAGAGTTCGTCCCCGGCCGCGAGCGGCCGAACCGTGGCGCGCCCGCTCGGGGTCCCGCCGGGCTACGAAGCAGGCGCCAGGGCGACGGTCACGAGGCCGCTTCACGCGCATCGGGATGTCGGTGAACCAGGTACACTCTGCGCGACCCTTCGAGCCTCCACGGTACGGCATTGGCGATGCACCTTTCGTGAGCAGACCACATGGCCGACCCCATCTACCTGATCCATGCCGACGGCAGGTCCGTGCGACTCGAGCCTAGCTCCTATGACTCGGAGGACGAGTTCCAGGGACTCCTGGAGCACCATCCTGAACTACTCGCGGGTGAGCAGATCGACCGAGACGACGCCCGACGCTGGTTGCTCGTCGGCAGGGAGATCGGCCTCGCGGAGTCGGAAGATGGCGACCAGCGATGGTTGCTCGACCACCTGTTCGTCGATCAGGACGCGATACCGACACTCGTGGAGGTCAAACGGCAGAGCGACCCAAGGCTGCGACGGGAAGTGGTAGGCCAGGTGCTGGATTACGCGTCGCACGCGCGCTTCTGGACGACCTCGTTCCTCGAGGCACGATTTCAGGCGACCTGCGCCAAGCTCAAGCGCGACCCGTCGGAGTCGCTGAAGGAGTTCCTCGCGGCCGGAAACGTCGCGCCCGAAGCATTCTGGCCGAAAGTTCAGGAGCACCTTCGAAGCGGTGACATGCGGCTCATCTTCCTCGCAGACTCGGTTCCGCGTGAGCTGCAGCAGATCGTCGAGTTCCTGAACGAGGGCATGACCCGCACCGAAGTCCTCGCCATCGAGGTCATCCGATACGCGGGCCCCGGCTATACGACGCACATTCCACGTGTCTTCGGTCTCACGTCAGAGGCGCTCGAGCTCAAGAGCGGCAGCAAGCCGCCACCGAAGGCCTGGGACGAAGCCCTCTTCTTCGATGCCGCGAGTTCCCTCCCTGCGGCATCGGTTGCCGCGGTTCGTGCCGTCTACGATGCTGCAAAGGACGCGGGGCACACCGTCCGATGGGGTCGCGGAGCGACGACCGGGAGCTTCAACATCGTGCTGCCGTCCCCGTGCGGCCGCGCAATGCTCACGGTGCTCACAGATGGGAAGCTCTGGCTGAACATCCTCTGGATGTACGGGAGCCCTCTGGCCGACAAGGCGCAGTCCCTTCTTCGTGGGCTCGCGAAGCGATTGAGCGTCCCTGATCAATTCGCCAAACAGCCCGGCGTCGATGTCGACACCTGGGGACCGAAAGTCGCGGACGTGATCGAGGCACTCAGGGCCGTCCGTCCCGAGCAGCCCAATCCCTGAGGATCTCCGGCGCTCACCGCTCGCCGGTTGCGGCCTGAAGCACGGCGACATCCAGGTCTGCGGATCGCCGCACTCCGCCCCCGACCACCACCCGCCCGCCGGCCGCGGCCGGGATGCGCGGCCCGGGGGTGACGATGCCGGCGAGGTTGAGCGGGTCTGCGGCGGAGAGCTCCAGCGGTGCGTCCTCGGCCGCCTCCCGCCGCGTGGCGCGGAGCGCGTCCACGGCCTCGGGCGCGGCGAACTGCTCGCCGCTGAACCCCGAGACGAAGCGGCCGCCGCGGATCTCCCCTCGCGCCTCGAGCGTGCGGTAGACGCGGACGAGGTCGCGCCAGGGCGGCGGGCGCGCCTCGCGGGCGAGGAGGTCGCGGAAGACGACGCCGTAGCGGCGCAGGTACTGGCGGGCGAGCGGCTCGAGCGTGGCCTCGGGCAAGGCGGCGTCGAATGCGGGCGCGGGCGGGCCGCCGCGCAGGAGCGCCCAGCGGCCGCCGGCGGCCGCGGGGCGGGTGCGATGACCGGGCGGCGGCGACACGAGCGCGCGGAGGCCGGCGAAGCCGTCGCAGGTGACGCGCCCGCCGGACACGAGCTCCCAGAGCGCCTCCTCGGCCTCGCCGGCGTCGGTCTGGACGGCCCTCGCGAGCTCGGCGAGGAACGACGCCCCGCGGCGCACGAGCGCATCGAGGATCTCGGTCGCGATGGTGCCGAGCGGCGGCGGCTCTGCGCCGGCGGCGATGGCCTCGAGCAGCCAGGGGAGGTCCTCTCGCAGCGCGAGCGTCACGGGCGCGGAGCGGGTGGGCGCGCCGCGGCGCCTCGGGGGCAGTCCGTCCTGCGGCGGCGCGACGTGCAGCCGGCCCCAGGCGACCTCGCCGGACGCGCACAGCGCGTCGAGGAGGCGCGGCTCGTAACCCTGGACGCGCGCGGGCAGGAGGTCGCGCTCCCAGGCGCCGGCGGCGGCGTGGAAGCCCTGGAGCTGGCCGATCACCTCCAGCAGGCCGGGCGTGCCGTGGAGGCGCGCGCCGGGCGCGGCGTGCTGCCAGCGCGCGAGGAAGCGCAGGAACACGGCGGCGCTGACGGGCTCGATCTCGCGGCGGAGCCGGCCGATGGTCAGGCGGTGGATGCGCGCGAGGACGCCGCGCTCGCACCAGTGGGGCGCGTCGGGGCTCCAGGGCTCGCCGGGGAGGAACTGGCCGCGCAGGACGAGGCCCTGGGACTCGAGGGTGGCGAGGGCGGCCTCCGTCGCTGCGAGCGGGAGGGCGATGCGCGCGGCGAGGTGGGCGGCGGTGACGGGGCCGAGGTGGGTCATCCAGCCGCGGAGGACGGCGAGCATGGGGTCGGGGGCGGTTGCGGGGGCCGCTCGCCCTTCGACTCCGGCCGCGTTGCGGCCTACGCTCAGGGTGAGCGGATGGGCCGAATCGAGCAGGAGCGCGCCGAGCCGTTCGGTCGCCACCCACCACGTCCGTTCACCGTCCGTCACCCTCCGCGCCCGGCCGGCGGCGGCGAGGGCGTCGAGCCAGGGCGCCCAGGCGGCGGCCTCGGCGGCGGGCAAGAGCACGAGATCGAGCAGCGCGTCGTGGACCTCGTCGGCGTCGCGGGGGCGGGCCAGACCTGCGACGCGACCTCCTCGATGGCGGCGGGGTCGAGCGCCCCGGCGGCGGCCGCCTCGGCGGGCGGGAGCGCGCGGCGGACGGCGACGGCCCGCGCGCGGCGCTCCTCGAGCGGCGCGTCGTCGAGGTAGGCCCACGGCCGTGCGTTCAGGAGCTCGTGCGCGAGCGGCGAGGGCTCGGGCGTGTCCACGGCGACGAGCCGGATGTCGCCGGCGGCGATCCGCTCGAGCACGCCGCGGAGCGCGCCGGCGTCCATGGCCTCGCCGAGGCAGTCGCGGAGCGTCTCGCGGACGAGCGGGTGATCGGGCACCTCGATCGGCCCGCCGGGCGCGTTGTCCTGGCAGGCGGTCTGCGCGGGGAACACCGCCGAGAGGAGATCGTCGGCGCGCATCCGCGCGATGGGCGGGGGCATGCGCTTGCCCTTGAACAGCCGCGGGATCGCGAGCGCGCGCGTGGCGTTCCAGCGCCAGCGCACGCCGAACATGGGCGCCTGGAGGACGGCCTGGGTGAGCACCTCGTCCAGCGTCGCGGGCGTGACGTAGGAGAAGATCGACTCGAGCGGGAACGCGTGCTGCGGGCCGAGCGAGAGGAGCACGCCCTCGTCGGTGGCGGCGGCCTGGAGCTCGAAGTCGAACGTGCGGCAGAAGCGCTTGCGGAGCGCGAGCCCGAGCGCGCGGTTGGTGCGCGCGCCGAGCGGCGCGTGGATGACGAGCTGCATCCCGCCGGCCTCGTCGAAGAAGCGCTCGGCGACGAGCGTCTGCTGCGTGGGGAGCGCGCCGAGCATGGCGCGCCCGGCGGCGAGGTACTCCACCACCTGCCGCGCCCCGGCGGCGGGCAGCGCGGCCTCGGCCTCGAGCCAGGCGGCCGCGGCGGCGGGATCGGCGAGCCGGGGCTCGAGCTCCTCGCGCAGCGCGGACACCTCCGCGGACAGCGCCCCGCTGCGCCCGGGCGCCTCGCCGTTCCAGAACGGCACCCCGGGCGGCGCGCCGCGGGCGTCCTCGACGCGCACGATGCCGGCCTCGACGCGGCGGATGCGCCACGACGTCGTCCCGAGCAGGAAGATGTCCCCGGCGATGCTCTCCACCGCGAAGTCCTCGTCGAGCTGCCCGACCACGGCGCCCTCGGGCTCGGCCACCACGGCGTACTGCGCGGTGTCGGGGATGGTCCCGCCGCCGGTGAGCGCGGCGATGCGCGCGCCGCGCCGGCCGGTCACGCGCCGGTTAACGCCGTCGCGGTGGAGGAGCGCGGAGGCGCGGCCGCGGGAGGTCGCGATGCCCTCGGAGAGCATCTGCACCACCGCGTCGAAGTCCTCGCGCGCGAGCGCGCGGTAGGGCCAGGCGCGGCGGCAGAGCTCGAACAGCCGGTCCTCGTGGATGGCGCCGCAGGCGGCCTCGGCGACGACCTGCTGCGCGAGGACGTCGAGCGGCGCGTCGCGGACGGCGACGGGCTCGAGCCGCGCGCGGCGCAGGCCGCGGACGAGCGCGGCGCACTCGACCAGCTCGTCGCGGCTCATGGGGAACAGGCGCCCCTTGGGCGTCCCGCCCTTCACGTGCGCGGCGCGGCCGATGCGCTGGAGCCCGGTGGCGAGCGCGCCGGGCGAGCCGAGCTGCACCACCACGTCCACGTCCCCGACGTCGATGCCGAGCTCGAGCGAGGCGGTCGCGACCACCGCCTTCAGTGCGCCGGCCTTCAGCCGCTCCTCGGCGGCGAGCCGGCGCGTCCGCGAGAGGCTGCCGTGGTGCGCGGCCACCTCGCCCTCCCCGAGCCGCTCGGCGAGCGCGTGCGCGGCGCGCTCGGCGAGCCGGCGCGTGCCGACGAACACGAGCGTCGAGCGGTGCGCCCGCACGATCTCGGCCACGCGATCGTAGGTCTCGGCCCACAGCTCCTTCGAGGCGACCGACGACAGCTCGTCGCGCGGGACCTCGACGGCGAGGTCGAACGCGCGCCGGCGGCCGACCTCGACGATCGAGCAGCGCGGCCGGCCGGTGCGGCCGACGCGCGCGGCGCCGACCAGGAACCGCGCCACCTCGGCGACCGGCTCCACGGTGGCGGAGAGGCCGATGCGCTGGGGCCGCCGGCGGGTCAGCGCCTCGAGCCGCTCGAGCGAGAGCGCCAGGTGCGCGCCGCGCCTGTCGCCGGCGAGCGCGTGGATCTCGTCCACGATCACCGTCTCCACGCCCTCGAGCGTCTCGCGGCCGCGCTCGCCGGTGAGGAGCAGGTAGAGCGACTCGGGCGTGGTGACGAGCAGGTGCGGCGGGCGCAGCAGCAGGCTGCGGCGGCGGGACGCGGGCGTGTCGCCGGTGCGGACCGCGACGCGCAGCTCGGGCGGCGCGAGGCCGGCGTCGAGCGCGGCGGCGCGGATCTCGGCGAGCGGCGCCTCGAGGTTCCGGGCGATGTCGTTCCCGAGCGCGCGGAGCGGCGACACGTACACGACGCGCGTCGCGTCCTCCAGGCGGCCCGCGAGCCCGTCCTGGAGGAGCCCGTCGATGGCGGAGAGGAACGCGGCGAGCGTCTTGCCGGAGCCGGTGGGCGCGGAGAGGAGCACGTCGCGGCGGGCGGCGATCTCGGGCCAGGCGAGCGTCTGCGGCTCGGTGGGGTCGCCGAAGCGCCCGGCGAACCAGGCGCGGACGACGGGGTGGAAGGTGTCGAGCACGCCGCGGATCTAAGGGGGCCCGGGCGGAGCCGCCGCCGGGCGGTGGACGGGCCCCCGAGCGAGCGAGGGGCGGACCGGCCGGCTGGCGCCGCCACACGGCCGTGGTGCGGGACGAAGCGCACGTGCCGCGTTCACCCGACGTCCGGGATCAAAGGCTCCTGTCCGCCCGGCTGCTAGGGTGTCCTTCCACGCGGGCCCGGGCGGCGCCCGCGTGTCGGTCCCCGGCCGTACGATCGGTCCTCGAGGCACGCGTGAACGTCACCGTCATCGACACGCTGGGCGACTGGGCGGACGCGGTGGCGGCGCTGCCGGCGCCGGGCCCGCTGCCGGCGCGCACGGTCCTCGTCCCCTCGGAGCGCCACGCGCACGCGCTGCGGCGGGAGCTGGCGCGGACGGGGCGCGACGCGGCGCTCGCGGGCACCCGGTTCCTCGGGCCGCTCACGGCGGCCATCGAGGTGCTCCAGGCGGCGGGCGTCCCGTTCACGCCGGGCGAGGGCGCCCTCCGTCCCGCCCGGCTCCTCGCGCTCTTCCACGAGGACCTGCCGCTCGAGCACTTCGACCTCGACCTGCTCCGCACGACGCGCGGCTGGGACGAGGCGTTCGCGGGCGCCATCGGGGACCTCGAGGCGGCGGGCCTCGCTCCGAGGGATCTCCCGGCCGAGCCGGCCGCCGCGCGCGACCTCGCGCGGCTCTGGTCGCGCGTCGAGGACGGCGCGGGGACGTCCTTCTCCTCCGCCCGGATCTTCCGCGAGGCCGCGGCCCTGCTCGCCCGCGATGCGGGGGCGTGGCCGTTCCACGGGCCGACGCTCGCGCTCGCCTCGGGGCACGCGGACGCGGTCGAGGCGCGGTTCCTCCGCGCCATCCCGGGCGTGCGGCTCGCGGTGCAGACGGACAGGCCGGCAGGCGAGCGGCACCTGGAGCGGGTGGAGCGGCTCTTTGGTGCGGAGGCGCGGAGCGCGCTCGCCGCTCGTGGTTCGACAGGCTCACCACGAGCGGAGGAAGACCGGGACCGCGCGGTCCGGACTCCCGCTCGTGGCTCGACGGGCTCACCACGAGCGGGAGGACCAGGGTCATCACCAGCGGGGCGAGTGACCGAGCGCGACCTCCTCGCCACCTACCTGCTCGCCGACGCGGCGGTGCTCGCCGATCCGGCGCGCCCGCGCAGCGGCGGGCCGGACGGGACGGTGGACCTCGAGGAGCACGCGGGCGTGGAGGCGGAGCTGGAGGCGACCGCGCTGTGGGTCGCGCGCCAGGTGCTCGAGGCGCGGCGGCCGCTCGAGGAGATCGCGGTCCTCGTGCCCGACCAGGATCCGCTGGCGGGGCTCGTGGCCGACCGGCTCGCGCGCCTGCCGTTCGACGGTGGGCCGCTCCCGGTGTTCGTCGCGGGCGGCCTGCCGGCGATCTCGACCGCGGCGGGCGCCCGCATCCTCGCGGTCGTGCGCGCGCTCCGCTCGCACCTCTCCGCCGAGACGCTGGCGCCGGTGCTGCCCGCGCTCCGGCTCGAGGGCGTCGTGGACGGCGACCGCACGCACCTCACCCACGGCGAGGCGATGGAGCTCGCGTTCGGCCTGGGGATCGTCGGCGGCAACCCGGCGCACCCGGCCGGCGCGCTCGCCTGGTCGGGCCGGGCCGCGGCCAGGGCGGGCGAGCTGGAGGCGGCGCTCGCGCAGGTCCACGCGGACGACGACTCCGCGGAGCGGGAGCGCTGGCGGCTCGAGCGCACGCTCGGGAGCCTGCGCGCGATCCGGCCCGCGCTCGACGCGCTGGTGGGCGTCGCCCGCGCGGTCGTCGAGGGCGCGCCGCTCGCGGCGATCGGGGATGTGCTCGGGGGCTTCCTCACGCGCTGCCTGCTCGCCCCGGGCGAGGGCGCCGCGCTCCCGGCGCGGCTCGTGGAGGCCCTCGCGCCGGCGTGCGCGGGCAGCCTCGGCAAGGCGCTCTCGGGCGACGACGCGCTCCAGGTCGTCGAGGACCAGTTGCTCGGCCTCCGCGTGGCGCAGGGGCGGTTCGGCGAGCCCGCCGTGTACGTCGGCACGGTGGCCGGCGCCGCGGGGGTCTCGTTCGGCGCGGTGCGGATCGTCGGGCTCTGCGAGGGCGTGCTGCCGTCGCAGCCCCGCGAGGATCCGGTCGTGCCGGGGGCGCTCCGCGAGCAGCTCGAGCGCGGCGCGCCCGACCGCGTGCTCCGGCGCGCCGAGGATCGCGTGGCCGCCCAGGCCCACGCGCTCGTGGCCGCGGTGCGCGGCGCCCGGGACGCGGTCGCGCTCTCCGCCCCGCGCGTCGATCTCGCCCGCACCGAGCGCGAGCCGGGCGCCATCTTCATCGACGCGGCGGCCGCGCTCGCGCGCCCGCACGCGGCGACCGGCGCGCCCGCCGAGGCGGTCCCGGACGGCGCCGCCCTCCGTCGCGACGCGTTCCGGCCGGCGGCGAGCGCCGCCGCGCGCTTCCGCGACGCGCACCCGATCTCCGACGCGAGCTGGCTCGACCGCGTCGCCCGCACCGCCCCCGCGCTCCCGCCGGAGTGGACGGGCACGCCGGTGGTGGACCTCGCGCGCCTCGCCGCGCTCCGCGCGCCCAGCGGCCCGCTCGGCCCCTCAGACGGCATCTTCGACCGCGGCGGCCCGTTCCCGCCGGTCCCGGGCATCGCGCCGGAGCGCCCCATCTCCGCCTCCGCGCTCGGTCAGCTCCTGCAGTGCCCGCGCCTGTTCCTCATGCGCCGCATCCTCGGCTGGGACGAGCCCGCCTCGGCGCCCTCGCTCCGCGAGCTCGACCCGCTCTCGTTCGGGAGCCTGCTCCACCGCGTGGTCGAGCTGTTCTACCGGGAGCACGGGGCGGCGTTCTCGCGCCGCGAGGGCAGGCTCGCGAGGTGGCTGGAGCTCGCGCGCGGCGTCGCGGACCGCGCGTTCGACGGGCTGCTCTCCGAGTACCCGCTCGTCGGCGAGGGCGTCCGCCTCAAGGAGCGCGAGCGGCTGCACGACGCGCTCCGCGAGTTCCTGGCCTACGACTGGAAGGGCGGCCCGCGCCGCTTCGTCGGCGTCGAGCTGCCGTTCGGCACCCCCGAGGCGCCGCTCTCGGTGGAGGCCGACGGCGAGACGCTGCACGTCCATGGCTACATCGACCGCGTGGACGCCGAGGACGGCGTGACGCTGGTGCGCGACCTCAAGTCCGGCAAGGCGCACCCGCGCGCCGGGAGCGAGGCCGGTCCCACCGCGCTCCGCGACGTGCAGCTCGGCCTGTACCAGCTCGCGGCGCGGAAGCTCGCGAGGCGGTGGGGCACGCCCGCGAAGGTCCACGGCGCCTACGCGTACGCGAGCGGCCGGGGCGAGGTCGAGGAGCGCGCGTTCCGCGCGGACGCGGGCGCGCTCGAGCAGGCGACGGCGGAGTGGCTCGCGACGGCGGCGCACCTCCTCGCCGCGCGGTGGTTCCCGCCGAGCGCCGACGAGGGCGACTGCACCTACTGCCCGTTCCACGTGGTCTGCGGCAGCGGCGCGGCCCGGCGCGCCCGCGAGGCGCTCGCGGACGTCGAGGACGGGCCGCTCGCGCGCTTCCGCGCGCTGAAGCTGGACGAGGGGGACGAGGAATGAGCCCGCGGAAGCCCGCACCGGACCAGGCCGACCGGGATCGGGCCATCCACGCCCGCGACGAGAACGTCATCGCCGACGCCGGCGCCGGGACCGGCAAGACCACCCTGCTCGTGGCGCGGCTGGTGGAGCGCGTCGCGCCCGAGGACGACGGGCCCGCGCTCCCGCTCGGGCGCATCGCGGCGGTCACGTTCACGCGCAAGGCCGCGGGCGAGCTGCGGCTCCGCATC from Anaeromyxobacter dehalogenans 2CP-C includes:
- a CDS encoding efflux RND transporter permease subunit; this translates as MTTSGPRLGLPGRLARAFLHSKLTPLLVVASLALGVAAVMLTPREEEPQIVVPLVDVLVPFPGATAREVESQLTTPLERRLWGLPGVEYLYSTSMPSAALVTVRFKVNEPLEPSLVKVHHELHAHPELLPAGALPPVVRALGIDDVPFLTLTLHGEPLPAGQLRTLGEEVARELAAVPETAQVRVLGGARRVVRVEPQPDRLRTLGVSIAELQPALAAAQGQLPAGALVDAGARVQVEADGFVRSARDLRRVVVAVRGDRPVYLEDVARVTDGPEPEPAVVLMAERGKAGFEQAVSIALAKRPGANAPEVARAVERKVAALRGGLIPAPVKATVTRNYGDTAEEKSNELIEHLLLATLSVVALIALAMGWRSALVVGVAIPVTLALTLLPTYLLGYTLNRVTLFALIFSIGILVDDAIVVVENIHRHLHLPGPRRGLVRTVVDAVDEVGNPTILATFAVIAAIVPMAFVRGPSGPYMRPIPVGASAAMLISLAIAFVISPWAARKVFREEAEGARAVTAPLRGPAPETLPTRLYRRVIGTLLTRAWSRWAFLALVLLLLAGAVSLVAFGAIQVKMLPFDNKRELQVQLDLPAGTAREEALAAGQALARRVLEEPEVKDVQVHSGVAAPFTFVGMVRHSFLREGAEQVDLQVNLVPKGERKAQSHAVATRLRPALEAIAWPRGGRLKIVEIPPGPPVLDTLVAEVYGPSAAERDRLAGEVLAAFRATRGVVDVDSSLAPTSPRLTLRLDAEKAALHGVAPAAVIQTLAAAGAGASLGSFHVERGAAQVPVVLQLAPAQRARVDDLLQLTVPGRGGPVPLSELVRAEEGRVDPPVFHENLMPVAYVFGDLAGEIESPVYALAQLNRRLDALRGNGGEVVPRLGFAHPDSTERPVIKWDGEWHITLEVFRDLGIAFAVVLVVIYFLVVGWFQSLAVPWVILVPIPLSLIGILPAHLGLGAFFTATSMIGFIAGAGIIVRNSIILVDFIELKLREGMPLAAAVEEAGVVRFRPMLLTAAAVLVGSAVMLADPIFQGLAVSLMAGEVAATLLSRLAVPVLYFLVARRGRAAQLRREGAAERARRGDVAEGPAHAGVAPVALEGSGS
- a CDS encoding efflux RND transporter periplasmic adaptor subunit; the encoded protein is MHRLVSTLLTLALPAVLADPGLAPAEPNTPAAVARVRVVKASPAEGTRWVAGSLAAVRRAVVSTRMAAAVRSMEVQEGARVRAGDVLVRLSDDDVRAQLAAARAALSTASAQERRMADLAPVGAATVMELDQARAQRAQAEAAVSAARAALGYTELRAPFAGTVQARRVNAGDLVGPGQPLLELEGSELEVVASLSEDEARGLGIGQELRFEANGEAGAAQVTALAGGGDPLSHRRTLRARVLRGAGLASGTFARLALPAGAATPRRGVWVPRTALVERGDLTGVFVASGGRAQLRWLALGEGAGDRVPVRAGLSAEDAVIDRPDALRDGQRIEVAP
- a CDS encoding PD-(D/E)XK nuclease family protein, with the translated sequence MNVTVIDTLGDWADAVAALPAPGPLPARTVLVPSERHAHALRRELARTGRDAALAGTRFLGPLTAAIEVLQAAGVPFTPGEGALRPARLLALFHEDLPLEHFDLDLLRTTRGWDEAFAGAIGDLEAAGLAPRDLPAEPAAARDLARLWSRVEDGAGTSFSSARIFREAAALLARDAGAWPFHGPTLALASGHADAVEARFLRAIPGVRLAVQTDRPAGERHLERVERLFGAEARSALAARGSTGSPRAEEDRDRAVRTPARGSTGSPRAGGPGSSPAGRVTERDLLATYLLADAAVLADPARPRSGGPDGTVDLEEHAGVEAELEATALWVARQVLEARRPLEEIAVLVPDQDPLAGLVADRLARLPFDGGPLPVFVAGGLPAISTAAGARILAVVRALRSHLSAETLAPVLPALRLEGVVDGDRTHLTHGEAMELAFGLGIVGGNPAHPAGALAWSGRAAARAGELEAALAQVHADDDSAERERWRLERTLGSLRAIRPALDALVGVARAVVEGAPLAAIGDVLGGFLTRCLLAPGEGAALPARLVEALAPACAGSLGKALSGDDALQVVEDQLLGLRVAQGRFGEPAVYVGTVAGAAGVSFGAVRIVGLCEGVLPSQPREDPVVPGALREQLERGAPDRVLRRAEDRVAAQAHALVAAVRGARDAVALSAPRVDLARTEREPGAIFIDAAAALARPHAATGAPAEAVPDGAALRRDAFRPAASAAARFRDAHPISDASWLDRVARTAPALPPEWTGTPVVDLARLAALRAPSGPLGPSDGIFDRGGPFPPVPGIAPERPISASALGQLLQCPRLFLMRRILGWDEPASAPSLRELDPLSFGSLLHRVVELFYREHGAAFSRREGRLARWLELARGVADRAFDGLLSEYPLVGEGVRLKERERLHDALREFLAYDWKGGPRRFVGVELPFGTPEAPLSVEADGETLHVHGYIDRVDAEDGVTLVRDLKSGKAHPRAGSEAGPTALRDVQLGLYQLAARKLARRWGTPAKVHGAYAYASGRGEVEERAFRADAGALEQATAEWLATAAHLLAARWFPPSADEGDCTYCPFHVVCGSGAARRAREALADVEDGPLARFRALKLDEGDEE